In the genome of uncultured Cohaesibacter sp., one region contains:
- a CDS encoding MMPL family transporter, translating into MAPRIAHRPTLIATLAAIITIIAAFLMVTETRFTGDITENLRNDSDTYQSFRALEENFHAFSGDENILIRTEDLSDPKVYESFQNFLLDLQFAPQVTAAVSIFSLPSAPDPDVGQATADTGSGSPAGFFLTSPKAQALPIRERLLQLRSSIPLAGRMLSEDLKATIVVLMLTPAEEGEPRGLSPQNVEEIQKLAAAYSDAFSISFAGIPEIQRTIRSTLYSDQTKITIASTILCILVAWTIFRSWRGAIICSLPPIIGAVWYFGVLAIFRIPVDFLTTIIPTMVIVVSFADGVHLYMSIQRKRSEGEDITPAISHAIATTGPACFLASLTTALAFVGIGLGGVQTMHRLAITGSFGIMLAFLSVILLLPTLAHFLLDRRPSAKAHIPAFLKASARPAIWLATSFRRPTLLFALVLSVFLITIHIILPASFRVTDYLAEDTSIRQDEIYIEEKLGGSGQLYAIIPDPDGKKGLSTTDRTEIAAILASLNKKMTKPLDPEPVVGWMRQLDHLPSADENPMISRFVSKDGKSYLIPIPLGTMLAGEQISGYAEGLLTQLKQDGLEGKATLAGLSLLTGREAPQLIRDLRKGLMSAIAIVILSIMIIVRSVRVGIAFMLPNLIPIMTVEAYFWIVDRPLSMTAVIALTIAFGIAVDNSIHLLNQFRHTSKAEPGQTMELSMSHAISAITPAVVATTLLLVAGLCMTQLSSMPSVSLFGRLVMTALFVALLADLFLLPSFLLALERKPK; encoded by the coding sequence ATGGCTCCCCGAATTGCGCATCGGCCAACACTGATCGCAACTCTGGCAGCCATCATCACCATCATTGCCGCATTCCTGATGGTCACCGAGACCAGGTTCACAGGCGACATCACCGAAAACCTTCGCAACGATTCCGATACCTATCAGTCCTTCCGAGCGCTTGAGGAAAATTTCCATGCCTTCTCAGGCGACGAAAACATCCTCATCCGCACCGAAGACCTGTCCGATCCGAAGGTCTACGAGAGCTTCCAGAATTTCCTGCTGGACCTGCAATTCGCCCCTCAGGTGACAGCAGCCGTCTCGATTTTCAGCCTGCCATCCGCCCCAGACCCCGACGTCGGGCAGGCAACCGCGGACACGGGCAGCGGATCCCCGGCTGGCTTCTTTTTGACGAGCCCCAAGGCTCAGGCCCTACCCATCAGGGAGCGCCTGCTTCAGCTTCGCAGCTCCATTCCCCTTGCCGGACGCATGCTCAGCGAAGATCTCAAGGCCACCATCGTTGTCTTGATGCTGACCCCGGCAGAAGAAGGCGAGCCACGCGGCCTCAGCCCTCAGAACGTCGAAGAAATCCAGAAACTCGCCGCCGCTTATTCCGACGCCTTTTCCATCTCCTTTGCGGGCATCCCCGAGATCCAGCGCACGATCCGCTCGACGCTTTACAGCGACCAGACCAAGATCACGATTGCTTCAACCATCCTCTGCATTCTCGTCGCATGGACCATTTTCCGCTCATGGCGCGGCGCGATCATCTGCTCACTGCCGCCGATCATCGGCGCGGTCTGGTATTTTGGTGTGCTGGCGATCTTCCGGATCCCGGTCGATTTCCTGACCACCATCATCCCCACCATGGTGATCGTTGTTTCCTTCGCCGACGGGGTCCATCTTTATATGTCGATCCAGCGCAAGCGAAGTGAGGGAGAAGACATCACTCCGGCGATTTCCCATGCCATCGCGACCACGGGCCCGGCCTGTTTTCTTGCCAGCCTGACCACAGCCCTCGCCTTTGTCGGCATCGGCCTTGGCGGTGTCCAGACCATGCATCGTCTGGCAATCACAGGCTCCTTCGGGATCATGCTGGCCTTTCTGTCGGTGATCCTCCTGCTACCGACCCTTGCGCATTTCCTTCTCGATCGCAGGCCCTCGGCCAAGGCCCACATACCTGCCTTTCTCAAAGCATCAGCTCGGCCCGCAATCTGGCTGGCAACTTCGTTCCGCCGCCCCACGCTCCTCTTCGCCCTCGTCCTCTCGGTCTTTCTGATCACCATCCACATCATCCTGCCAGCCAGCTTCCGCGTCACCGATTATCTGGCCGAGGACACGTCGATCCGTCAGGACGAGATCTATATCGAGGAGAAACTCGGCGGCAGCGGCCAGCTCTATGCCATCATCCCCGATCCGGACGGGAAAAAGGGCCTCAGCACCACCGACCGAACCGAGATTGCAGCGATCCTCGCCTCTCTCAACAAGAAGATGACCAAACCGCTCGATCCGGAACCGGTCGTCGGCTGGATGCGCCAGCTCGACCATCTGCCGTCAGCGGACGAAAATCCCATGATCAGCCGCTTCGTCAGCAAGGACGGCAAGTCCTATCTCATCCCGATCCCCCTCGGCACCATGCTGGCGGGCGAACAGATCAGTGGCTATGCGGAAGGTCTCCTCACCCAGCTCAAGCAAGATGGGCTCGAAGGCAAGGCCACCCTTGCCGGACTGTCGCTTCTCACGGGGCGTGAAGCCCCGCAGCTCATCCGCGACCTGAGAAAAGGACTGATGAGCGCGATTGCCATCGTCATCCTGTCGATCATGATCATCGTCCGCTCGGTGCGTGTTGGCATTGCCTTCATGTTACCCAACCTGATCCCCATCATGACAGTCGAGGCCTACTTCTGGATCGTCGATCGCCCGCTCAGCATGACCGCTGTCATCGCCCTGACGATTGCTTTTGGTATCGCTGTCGACAATTCGATTCACCTCTTGAACCAGTTCCGCCACACATCAAAGGCGGAGCCCGGACAGACGATGGAGCTTTCCATGAGCCACGCCATCAGCGCCATAACGCCCGCAGTGGTCGCCACGACCCTGCTGTTGGTTGCAGGCCTGTGCATGACTCAGCTAAGCTCCATGCCGTCCGTCTCTCTCTTCGGGCGACTCGTCATGACAGCCCTGTTCGTGGCCCTTTTGGCCGATCTGTTTCTATTGCCCAGTTTTCTGCTTGCCCTTGAAAGGAAACCCAAATGA
- a CDS encoding RluA family pseudouridine synthase has translation MTHPPSLTPPLVDYCPPQEPYLSVLYADEHIAIIDKPSGLLSVPGKDEAHWDCVEFRAQKVLGDARIVHRLDMDTSGIMVLALNDASHRNLGRQFEKRKVQKSYIARVWGVMAEDAGHVDLPLICDWPNRPKQMVSFEHGKKATTDWEVLARDERSTLVRLTPHTGRSHQLRVHMQSLGHVIMGDRFYAEGDALASADRLLLHAERLGLIHPAIGAWMDFVSPCPFS, from the coding sequence ATGACACATCCACCCAGTCTCACCCCGCCTCTCGTTGACTATTGCCCACCGCAAGAGCCGTATCTCAGCGTGCTTTATGCGGATGAGCATATTGCGATTATCGACAAGCCGTCGGGGTTGCTCAGCGTGCCCGGCAAGGACGAGGCGCATTGGGACTGTGTCGAGTTTCGGGCGCAGAAGGTGCTGGGTGATGCTCGGATCGTGCATCGTCTCGACATGGACACATCAGGCATTATGGTGCTGGCGCTGAATGATGCCAGCCATCGCAATCTTGGTCGTCAGTTCGAAAAGCGCAAGGTGCAGAAATCCTACATCGCTCGGGTCTGGGGCGTGATGGCGGAGGATGCGGGGCATGTCGATCTGCCGCTCATCTGCGACTGGCCGAACCGTCCCAAGCAGATGGTCTCTTTCGAGCATGGCAAGAAAGCGACGACGGATTGGGAGGTGTTGGCTCGCGATGAGCGCTCAACGTTGGTGAGGCTGACGCCACACACCGGGCGCTCCCATCAGCTCCGGGTTCACATGCAAAGCCTTGGTCATGTGATCATGGGGGATCGCTTCTATGCGGAAGGTGACGCGCTCGCGTCTGCTGACCGCCTGCTGCTCCATGCAGAACGGCTGGGGCTGATCCATCCGGCCATTGGGGCGTGGATGGACTTTGTCAGCCCCTGTCCCTTTTCCTGA
- a CDS encoding DUF4212 domain-containing protein, with amino-acid sequence MAENNESGHAYWKANLNLIAICLVIWFVVSFGFGLLLRPALSGIAVGGSDLGFWFAQQGSIWVFLALIFFYAWRMNAIDKKYGVEE; translated from the coding sequence ATGGCCGAGAACAATGAATCCGGACATGCCTATTGGAAGGCCAACCTCAACCTCATCGCGATCTGCCTAGTTATCTGGTTCGTGGTGTCGTTCGGCTTTGGCCTGCTTCTTCGTCCTGCACTGTCAGGCATCGCAGTTGGTGGTAGCGACCTGGGCTTCTGGTTTGCCCAGCAGGGATCCATCTGGGTCTTCCTTGCGCTCATCTTTTTCTACGCATGGCGCATGAACGCCATCGATAAGAAATATGGCGTCGAAGAGTAA
- a CDS encoding sodium:solute symporter family protein, with protein sequence MDLQTLTYIVVGASFALYIGIAFWARAGSTGEFYAAGRGVHPVANGMATAADWMSAASFISMAGIISFSGYNASAYLMGWTGGYVLLAMLLAPYLRKFGKFTVPEFIGDRFYSSTARIVAVICLIICSITYVIGQMKGVGVAFSRFLEVDASTGLIIGTAIVFLYAVQGGMKGITYTQIAQYIVLILAYTIPAIFISMELTGNFLPQVGLFSDHVSGAPLLSKLDQVVTDLGFAEYTAYTNNPLNMFLFTMSLMIGTAGLPHVIIRFFTVPKVSDARWTAGWSLVFIAILYTTAPGVGAMARMNLMDTIQTGEIGAEDGNLLYESRPDWFKNWETTGLLKFEDKNGDGRIQYYNDSSEAFKSKADEFGWQGNELTVDRDIMVLANPEIAKLPNWVIALVAAGGLAAALSTAAGLLMAISSAVSHDLLKGTFAPDITEKQELLWARISMGVAIVISAYLGLNPPGFAAQVVALAFGLAASSIFPALMMGIFSKRVNSKGAIYGMIAGILATLLYIFMYKGWFFIPGTNMLPNTSENHLLGITPEAFGTIGAIINFAVAYLVSSVTEEPPQEIQELVESIRVPKGAGAAVDH encoded by the coding sequence ATGGATCTTCAAACCCTTACCTACATCGTTGTGGGCGCCTCCTTTGCGCTTTACATCGGGATTGCCTTCTGGGCACGAGCCGGTTCCACCGGTGAGTTTTATGCCGCCGGTCGCGGCGTTCACCCCGTTGCCAATGGCATGGCAACCGCCGCTGACTGGATGTCGGCAGCGTCCTTCATTTCCATGGCCGGGATCATTTCCTTCAGCGGCTACAATGCCTCCGCCTATCTGATGGGCTGGACCGGTGGTTACGTGCTGCTGGCCATGCTGCTGGCCCCGTACCTGCGCAAGTTCGGCAAGTTCACCGTGCCGGAATTCATCGGCGACCGCTTCTATTCGTCAACCGCCCGCATCGTGGCCGTTATCTGCCTGATCATCTGCTCGATCACCTACGTTATTGGCCAGATGAAGGGTGTCGGCGTGGCCTTCTCGCGCTTCCTCGAAGTGGACGCATCGACCGGTCTGATCATCGGTACCGCGATCGTCTTCCTCTATGCGGTTCAGGGCGGCATGAAGGGCATCACCTACACCCAGATCGCCCAGTATATTGTGCTGATCCTCGCCTACACCATTCCGGCGATCTTCATCTCCATGGAACTGACCGGCAATTTCCTGCCGCAGGTCGGCCTCTTCTCTGATCACGTTTCGGGCGCACCATTGCTGTCCAAACTCGATCAGGTGGTCACGGATCTTGGGTTTGCGGAATATACCGCCTACACCAACAATCCGCTCAACATGTTCCTCTTCACCATGTCGCTGATGATCGGCACAGCGGGTCTGCCGCACGTCATCATCCGCTTCTTCACCGTGCCCAAAGTCTCCGACGCACGCTGGACCGCTGGCTGGTCTCTGGTCTTCATCGCGATCCTCTACACCACCGCTCCCGGCGTTGGCGCAATGGCCCGCATGAACCTGATGGACACCATCCAGACCGGTGAAATCGGCGCCGAAGATGGCAACCTTCTGTATGAAAGCCGCCCCGACTGGTTCAAGAACTGGGAGACCACCGGCCTTCTGAAGTTCGAAGACAAAAACGGTGATGGCCGCATCCAGTACTACAACGACAGCTCCGAAGCTTTCAAATCCAAGGCAGACGAATTCGGCTGGCAGGGCAACGAGCTGACCGTGGACCGTGACATCATGGTTCTGGCCAACCCGGAAATCGCCAAGCTTCCGAACTGGGTGATTGCACTGGTTGCAGCCGGCGGTCTCGCCGCCGCACTTTCCACCGCAGCCGGTCTCTTGATGGCCATTTCCTCGGCCGTGTCCCATGACCTGCTGAAGGGCACCTTCGCCCCTGACATCACGGAAAAACAGGAGCTGCTGTGGGCCCGAATTTCGATGGGTGTCGCCATCGTGATTTCCGCCTATCTCGGCCTCAATCCTCCGGGCTTCGCCGCTCAGGTGGTGGCTCTGGCCTTCGGCCTTGCAGCATCCTCCATCTTCCCGGCGCTGATGATGGGGATCTTCTCCAAGCGGGTGAACTCCAAGGGCGCGATCTACGGCATGATCGCCGGCATTCTCGCCACCCTGCTCTACATCTTCATGTACAAGGGCTGGTTCTTCATCCCTGGCACCAACATGCTGCCCAACACCTCTGAAAACCACCTTCTGGGCATCACCCCTGAAGCCTTTGGTACCATTGGCGCGATCATCAACTTCGCAGTTGCCTATCTCGTCTCCTCGGTTACCGAAGAACCGCCGCAGGAAATCCAAGAGCTGGTCGAGAGCATTCGTGTACCGAAAGGTGCCGGCGCAGCGGTCGATCACTAA